TATCTTCTACCCGGCGGAGACGGTGTGCCGGCTGATGGCGGCCGAAGGCGACATCGTTATCAGCTACGATCCCGACTGGCTGGCCCTGTGGCAGTCGCGCTTCGCCGATCCGCTGGCCGACGCCGAGAGCTTCCTGCTCGACGCGACCGGCCGGGTCGTCGACATCGGCCGCAAGGTCCAGAGCCTCGACGAGATCCAGGGCCAGTACATGGGCTTGCTGAAATTCACCCCCGCCGGCTGGGCCCAGGTCACCGGCTATCTCGACGGGCTGGAACCGGCGGCGCGCGACAAGCTGGACATGACCGGCCTGCTGTCGCGGCTGATCGCCGCCGGCGTGGCCATCCGGGCGGTGCCGAGCGCCCCCGGCTGGGGCGAGGTCGATTCCGAAAGCGATCTCGACCATTACATCGCAGAGGTGGCTGCCGGGCGCGTCGCGCTGCCGGTGTGAGGCC
This region of Azospirillum thiophilum genomic DNA includes:
- a CDS encoding NTP transferase domain-containing protein, yielding MKAIILAAGRGSRMKAMTEDRPKCLVEIAGRSLLDCQRAALTGAGAGPLAVVRGYRGEAFEGRGLTLFDNPRWAETNMVMSLVQAAPWLSAEPCLVSYADIFYPAETVCRLMAAEGDIVISYDPDWLALWQSRFADPLADAESFLLDATGRVVDIGRKVQSLDEIQGQYMGLLKFTPAGWAQVTGYLDGLEPAARDKLDMTGLLSRLIAAGVAIRAVPSAPGWGEVDSESDLDHYIAEVAAGRVALPV